From the Ammoniphilus sp. CFH 90114 genome, the window TCCCCTTCATTCATTTACAGTATTTCATTTTACTATAGTACAATATCATATAAATCAGGTTCCATGTAATAAGGAAAGAAGGAACGTTTCATGAATAAAAAAGAAGCCGCGAATCTATTAAATAGTTTAACCAAAGAACTAGAAGATGTAACAAGACAGCTCGGAACCGAAAACCTATCTCATCTTCCTACTATTAAACTTGAGTTCCAACAAAAGCTTACAGAAGCAGCGAATCACCTCAAAGAAATAGACAAAAAGATATTAAACTATCTCGAAAAGCAAAATGAAACCACCAATGATCCTGATTTTGCGATTAAACGAGCTCTTTTACAAGAAACAAAAAAATTAAAGTGGGAACTGTATCAGCATCATAGTGACCCAATTGAACGTCAATCGGTCAAAGCGTTCTCTGCCGCGAGTAAACGGAAAGAAGAGACTAACACTCGAATCCCTGCTCTGCAATTTTTATCTGAACCTCTTCGTGTCCAAAAAGAAGATATGTTAATTGAGTACCATACGGGAGAAATTTTATCAGCAATGGACCAAAAGGTATTTATGGGATTACAAGCCCTTTGGAAGACCAAGGGAGAGGGTCAACGAGTCATTTTTACTTACTATGAACTAGCAAGTCTTATTGGCTTTCCCACCAAAGGTAGTGGATATCGTCTTATTGATGAAGCCTTAAACTCACTATTTAACACTCGAATCTTTCTTCATCAAACCCAACAAACCGAAGAACTAGAAGTAGAAAAACAAGGCATGTATCGTTTAATTTCTTCTATTCAAAAGACCAACTTTAAAAAAGGGGAGAGTAACGCCCAATATTATGAGGTCTTTTTAGGTGATTTAGTTTATAAAAGTCTAAAACAAGGTTTTTATTCCTATATAAGTATGCCACTCATTCGAGA encodes:
- a CDS encoding replication initiator protein A produces the protein MNKKEAANLLNSLTKELEDVTRQLGTENLSHLPTIKLEFQQKLTEAANHLKEIDKKILNYLEKQNETTNDPDFAIKRALLQETKKLKWELYQHHSDPIERQSVKAFSAASKRKEETNTRIPALQFLSEPLRVQKEDMLIEYHTGEILSAMDQKVFMGLQALWKTKGEGQRVIFTYYELASLIGFPTKGSGYRLIDEALNSLFNTRIFLHQTQQTEELEVEKQGMYRLISSIQKTNFKKGESNAQYYEVFLGDLVYKSLKQGFYSYISMPLIRDLQSDTAQILYVLLCSLAPKHKVIEQELTYFVDMLGMSVARPAIQKNILENAIKELVENQILEGYEIISEGRGRYLFRLVLSEVITAKKLLREPLQQQSEQLQIDLFLS